Genomic DNA from Cloeon dipterum chromosome 3, ieCloDipt1.1, whole genome shotgun sequence:
CTGTAACGCAAAAATCAACACCTGGAGTGGGAAAACGTGGCTCGCTCCGGTggcaaatttgattaaacgCATAACCCCGTGCGCGGCGGCAGCAACAAGGAGAATAAAACGCGCTCGCTCGGTTGGTGTTTCAGCTGGAGACGAGAAGCCGGCCGCGATGCAGCACGGCAGCCGGACGTCGAGCTCGTCGCCGCTGGGCTCGCTGGTGCCGTGGTGCACGTTTTCCTCGCTGCTGGTCACCTACTTGACGTGGTTCCGACCCCAGAGAAGACTGCTGCTGCCCAGGTGATCTCGTTAAGCGGAGAAAAAGTGAGAAGAAGCAGCAGACGACTATAGCTCGAGAGACAGACTGCACCCTAATTACCCGTCGCCACCCCacagtgtgtgtttgtgtgtgtgttgagtgagtgagtgcggCCGTTCACCCTCCCGCTGGACTGCAGGGTGTGTTATTGTTGCCACGTTGATTGGTTGCttgactgtgtgtgtgtgtgtgttgctgaTCGAGCAGACATGAGTTTTTTCCTTCCTCTCCGAAGAATGAGTGAGTGCGCTTGTCGGATTAAGTGGCTCAGCATTTTAATTGGATCGAACCCGAATAAGAAGGTGGAATTAATTGGATGCCACTCTCCACCCTGCCCTGCCCTGCCCCACCCCCGCCCCTTTGTCCGTCGTTTTATGCATTTTAGCCGGCACCCTCTAAATTAGGGTTCCATTCAAAATGCGTGCGTGACCTGCGAAACCTGTTTCCCTATATATTCTATGATAACTCTCAATCTCTTCGCTTGGAATCTCAAGAATATGTATGTCGGTGTATTCACTTCAAAACGAATGACTCGCTGCGGTGTACATTTAAGCACACACAAACAATTGGTGTAAGcatattattatgtaatatgtatatttgacgcgcgggcgggcgggcgggccgGCGAACCTTGTTGGAGAATTTTGGCAGATTGTGAAATATGGTCCGCGCGCTTGCGACATctatgaatatattttttaataaatatttgtgttgaAACTCGTTGCTTCGGTCTAACGCATTTTAAGCCTCGGTTAGtgtcctctctctctctctctttctctctcacgaAACGTGCGTGTATCATAATGTGTAATGTGTTGTGTAAATTAACCTCTTGCGACTTTTCGTGCAACTGCCGCCgacattatttcaatttaaagcgTAAATAGCGATCCTCGCAGCTTGTGTGTTTCGTTTTCACTCACTCACTGAGCGGAAATTTGGCGATCCtgtacaataaataaataaggtgAAGAAAACGGTTAATGTGCTCaagagattattaaaaaacaaaacaaaaatacaactATACAGAGATGAATATTCCGATGAAATTGTGTAATTTAATGTTTGGTCCGGCAATGAGTTGGAAATGCGAATTCTGTTCTTAATTTCAACTGTAATCCAATCAATtgccaaattatttaatatttttaaaaataaaagtttgaaaaatgatatcTATAGTTTCTTTTcctgtgcattttttatttattttaattgcgctACGCAGATTTTAGAGCTTTGCCTCTGTAATTAtcaaaatgagtaaaaaatgcCACTCACGTAGACTCAGGACTTTGTTCGTGCAGCCGATTgtgtaatattaaataatttgttctcaATGAGCCACTTGAATTTGCGCGTCACACGCAAAACCAAATTATTATCTTGAAGCAAAGTCTAGCGATTTTTCGATGTTGCACAAGATATTTAAGAGTGAATCGCTTAACGATAATGAGTGCAATTGCGCGCCGGCTACAGCAGCGATGGGTGCACTCGCAGAGAGATTGTTCGCGGTGGCTGCGTGCCTCGCCGTGGCCGCCTCATCCCCTTTACCCAAAGCCATTTGCGGTTACGAGGTAAATAAAGCTCGATcagcgatttttaaaattttaatcatcttGCAATTAGTCGTGTCCCGTTCCGAAAGAAGGCATGACGAATGTGCATTTGATCGCTCACTCGCACGACGACGTTGGCTGGCTGAAAACCGTGGACCAGTACTATTACGGTCAAAACAACTCGATTAAGCCAGTCGGGGTGCAGTACATCATCGACTCGGTGGTGAATGAACTTCCGAAAGACCCCTCCAGACGGtgaaattcagatttaaaactctttcaaaaatttctcacgCAACTCGTAGATTCATTTACGTCGAGACCGCCTACTTCCGCCAGTGGTGGAATAACCGAGACCAAGAAGCGAGAGAAAAGGTGGAAGCGCTGGTCGAATCGGGCCAGCTGGAAATCATCAGCGGCGGCTGGGCCATGCACGACGAGGCCGTCACCCACTACCAGTCCATTATTGACCAGTTCACGTGGGGATTTAAGTGCGCACCGACCGtcccttaaaaaataaagtgccaTAAGTCGAATCATATTTCAGGAATCTTGACGACATGTTCAACACGTCGTGCGCCCGCCCCAAGATCGGCTGGCAAATCGACCCGTTCGGCCACGCGAGGGAGACGGCGTCCATGATGGCCATGATGGGCTTCGACGGACTCTTTTTCGCCAGGCTCGATCATGCCGACAAAAATAACAGGTTTACAAATCAGGGATTGGAGATGGTTTGGAAGACGAGCCCCGATCACGGTGCGAAATTAAATCCCGCAgcctttaattaataataattaattaatattaggTGCCTCTTCGTACCTGTTCACGAGCGCCAACCACGATATATTGTACCACTCCCCAATCGGTTTCTGCTTCGACATTTTGTGCGACGACGAGCCAATTGTCGATGATTTAAACAGCCCAGACTACAACGTCGACAGAAGAGTACTTTAAGAGGAAGAAATCGGttcaaattgctttaaattgtTGATAACTTGTAGGTCAACAGCTTCATAGAGTTCATTCAAAAACAAAGCACGTACATGAAATCAAACAACATTTTGGTTACGATGGGAATCGATTTCGCCTACCAGCAAGCCAGCTACTGGTTCAATAATTTAGATAGGCTGATCAAGTGagccctttttaattaagcgtCTTCTATAAAACTCGTTGGAAAATAATAGATACACCAACGAAAGACAAGCAGAAGGGGGGAAAATCAACCTTTTGTACTCGACACCTTCGTGCTACCTGAAAGCGGTGCACGAAGCTGGCTTAGAATGGCCATCGAAAGAAGACGACTTTTTCCCCTATTCCAGCGACGAGTACAGCTACTGGACCGGCTATTTCACTTCACGGCCCACGCTCAAATTTATGGAGAGAAAAGGAAATAACCTGTTGCAGGTcgataaacattttttaattaacgagacttttaagttaaattaaaaaaacattttaaattatttatcaggtGTGCAAGCAACTGAGTGTTTTGGCGGATCTTCGCGAGGAAAAATGGGAGGACTTGGCTTCGCTGCGCGAGGCGATGGGCATCATGCAGCACCACGACGCGATCACCGGCACCGAAAGGCAACACGTGGCCGAGGACTACGCTCTGCGTCTGCACAGGAGCATGGAGCATTGCCGACAAACTGCTGAAAACGCTCTCAAGTACGCGTGTCTTTGGCACGAGACTCGAATTCTAAAAAGCGCTGCACAATTTTAGCAAACTGGCAGCGAAGGAAGGCTCGACCGAGGTGCAGTTCGACTCGTGTCTTCTCACCAACGTCAGCCAGTGCGACACTTCCGAGCAGGCGGAAAAATTCGTGGTAACACTGTACAACCCTCTCGCGCAGGTGACTTCAATGTTCGTCCGACTTCCAGTCCAGGACTTTGAATACCAAGTCCGTAATGAGCTCGGTAATTAAGagagaatataattaaatgcattaattaaacGAAGATTGTTTATAGGCGTGTTAATTGACACACAAATGCTGAAAATTCCGACGCCGGTGCTAAACATGCCTGGTCGCCAGAGCTCAGCAACGCAGGAATTGCTTTTCCAGGCTGAAAACCTTCCTGCTCTCGGCTTCAAATCATACCgagttgaaaaatcaaacacgGCCTCGCCGCCGCCTCAGCCTTCTGAAGAGCTGGTCATTGCAAATGACGTAATAactggtttaaatttgaatttgtttcttaaaattcaatttgccaaTTTAACACAGGTCATCGAAGTCACCTTTGATGCCGATCTGAAGCGCCTCTCGTCCGTGAAAGACATCGCAGCGGACAAAACTTACGCGGTCAGCCAAGATTTCCAGTACTATGAAGCTGTGGAAGGAGATAATCTCGGAGCAGCAAGACGCGCGTCCGGCGCCTACATTTTCCGACCTGTGAACCACCAAATGTTCCCGGTTTCTGACTCGCCTCCTACAATTGAAACCTATACAGGTGCAATCGACACACGTACAGCTGGAAAGCAATGAATTtggataattaaatattttcaggtgcCTTGGTGAATGAAATCCACCAAGAGTGGAATGACTGGGTCAGCCTCGTAACCAGGATTTATAAAGGAACGAACCACGTCGAGTTGGAGTGGATTGTCGGGCCCATTCCGAtcgagtaaaatttattttttctctcatttaaatatatttgttcattttgtaatttatcaGTGACGATATAGGCAAAGAAGTTATTAGTTTGGTCTCACTAAGTGGCTGGGAGACGAATGGCAAATTCTACACCGACTCAAACGGACGCCAAATCCTAGAACGAAACAGAAACCTCAGACCCACCTGGGACTTTGACCCCAGTTTAGAGCCTGTCGCGGGAAATTACTACCCAATTACCACTGCAATATCTATTAGAAACCACGCCGCAAACTCGGAGAATGAAGAACTCGCCATTATCACCGACAGAGCACAGGGCGGTTCAAGTATCGAAAACGGCACCTTGGAAATTATGGCAAGtgcttaataattattaattaatatccgccacataataataatttatcttcaatTTCTCAGCTTCACCGCCGTCTTCTGTTTGACGACGACAAAGGTGTTGCTGAGCCTTTGAATGAAACTGCTTTCGGCGAGGGCCTCGTGGCGCGAGGAAAGCAAATTCTGCTGTTCGGCCAGACGGAGGCGCACCCGACCTCGATTTACAAAACGAGACGCCTCGTCAGGGACAGCATGGTGCTCGCGCCCTGGCTTTTCATCACGCGAACCGACCTCACACCCACTCAGTGGGGCGAACAATACAACACCTTCGTCAGTTTATTCATTACTGAGGGATcagcatttttctaaaaataaaatttcgcgACAGTACACCGGGCTGAGGAGAGAGGTACCGCCGAACGTCAACCTTTTGACCTTGGAGCCGTGGAACGGCGAGGGCATGCTGGTCCGAGTTGAGCATTTCCTCGAAAAGAACGACGACCCCGAACTGTCGCAGCCGATAAACGTCCCTCTCATGGTGCccattctattttaatttcccgagtttaatttaatcggaaaatattatttttcctagGGCTTGATTGACAGAATTAACGAAGAGATGGCGATCGGAGAGACGATCCTGGGCGGAAACCAATGGCTCAGCGACAACGTGAGGCTCGAGTTTAAAATCGAAGGCGAGGAGTCAACGAGCCAGCAGCTGCCACGACCCGACCCCAACGAGGACATGGCCAACATCACCCTCAACCCCATGCAGATCCGCACTTTCATCGTGCAAACCCGCAGCACCGCAACCATGACCGCTCCCTGCTCCATTCTACTGTTGGCTCTAGCCATTTTgacaattataaatatttaagactcttcttcttggaatttaatacAGTTTACGAAATTCCacgtgaatttaataataaacaattttactatttttcacattctatttactt
This window encodes:
- the LOC135939802 gene encoding lysosomal alpha-mannosidase-like, translating into MGALAERLFAVAACLAVAASSPLPKAICGYESCPVPKEGMTNVHLIAHSHDDVGWLKTVDQYYYGQNNSIKPVGVQYIIDSVVNELPKDPSRRFIYVETAYFRQWWNNRDQEAREKVEALVESGQLEIISGGWAMHDEAVTHYQSIIDQFTWGFKNLDDMFNTSCARPKIGWQIDPFGHARETASMMAMMGFDGLFFARLDHADKNNRFTNQGLEMVWKTSPDHGASSYLFTSANHDILYHSPIGFCFDILCDDEPIVDDLNSPDYNVDRRVNSFIEFIQKQSTYMKSNNILVTMGIDFAYQQASYWFNNLDRLIKYTNERQAEGGKINLLYSTPSCYLKAVHEAGLEWPSKEDDFFPYSSDEYSYWTGYFTSRPTLKFMERKGNNLLQVCKQLSVLADLREEKWEDLASLREAMGIMQHHDAITGTERQHVAEDYALRLHRSMEHCRQTAENALNKLAAKEGSTEVQFDSCLLTNVSQCDTSEQAEKFVVTLYNPLAQVTSMFVRLPVQDFEYQVRNELGVLIDTQMLKIPTPVLNMPGRQSSATQELLFQAENLPALGFKSYRVEKSNTASPPPQPSEELVIANDVIEVTFDADLKRLSSVKDIAADKTYAVSQDFQYYEAVEGDNLGAARRASGAYIFRPVNHQMFPVSDSPPTIETYTGALVNEIHQEWNDWVSLVTRIYKGTNHVELEWIVGPIPIDDDIGKEVISLVSLSGWETNGKFYTDSNGRQILERNRNLRPTWDFDPSLEPVAGNYYPITTAISIRNHAANSENEELAIITDRAQGGSSIENGTLEIMLHRRLLFDDDKGVAEPLNETAFGEGLVARGKQILLFGQTEAHPTSIYKTRRLVRDSMVLAPWLFITRTDLTPTQWGEQYNTFYTGLRREVPPNVNLLTLEPWNGEGMLVRVEHFLEKNDDPELSQPINVPLMGLIDRINEEMAIGETILGGNQWLSDNVRLEFKIEGEESTSQQLPRPDPNEDMANITLNPMQIRTFIVQTRSTATMTAPCSILLLALAILTIINI